Proteins found in one Macaca nemestrina isolate mMacNem1 chromosome 4, mMacNem.hap1, whole genome shotgun sequence genomic segment:
- the LOC105475648 gene encoding twist-related protein 1, giving the protein MMQDVSSSPVSPADDSLSNSEEEPDRQQPPSGKRGGRKRRSSRRSAGGGAGPGGAAGGGVGGGDEPGSPAQGKRGKKSAGCGGGGSAGGGGSSSGGGSPQSYEELQTQRVMANVRERQRTQSLNEAFAALRKIIPTLPSDKLSKIQTLKLAARYIDFLYQVLQSDELDSKMASCSYVAHERLSYAFSVWRMEGAWSMSASH; this is encoded by the coding sequence ATGATGCAGGACGTGTCCAGCTCGCCAGTCTCGCCGGCCGAcgacagcctgagcaacagcgaAGAAGAGCCAGACCGGCAGCAGCCGCCGAGCGGCAAGCGCGGGGGACGAAAGCGGCGTAGCAGCCGGCGCAGCGCGGGCGGCGGCGCGGGGCCCGGTGGAGCCGCGGGCGGGGGCGTCGGAGGCGGCGACGAGCCGGGCAGTCCGGCCCAGGGCAAGCGCGGCAAGAAGTCTGCgggctgcggcggcggcggcagcgcgggcggcggcggcagcagcagcggcggcgggAGCCCGCAGTCGTACGAGGAGCTGCAGACGCAGCGGGTCATGGCCAACGTGCGGGAGCGCCAGCGCACCCAGTCGCTGAACGAGGCGTTCGCCGCGCTGCGGAAGATCATCCCAACGCTGCCCTCGGACAAGCTGAGCAAGATTCAGACCCTCAAGCTGGCGGCCAGGTACATCGACTTCCTCTACCAGGTCCTCCAGAGCGACGAGCTGGACTCCAAGATGGCAAGCTGCAGCTATGTGGCTCACGAGCGGCTCAGCTACGCCTTCTCGGTCTGGAGGATGGAGGGGGCCTGGTCCATGTCCGCGTCCCACTAG